A region from the Kribbella shirazensis genome encodes:
- a CDS encoding glutathione S-transferase family protein, whose protein sequence is MTPGQFVQETSSAGEWKRQGNRFTGRITRDSTATRGEGPDEQGRWPVEPGRYRLVVSLACPWAHRSIIVRRLLGLEDAISLAVVDPIRDERGWRFTLDPDGRDPVLGIEYLSEAYLRTDPSYDGRVTVPAIVDTRTGEVVTNDYPQITLDLSTEWTEYHRADAPQLIPADRAEMDQLIEEIYRDVNNGVYRCGFATTQEAYGEAYDALFARLDVLEERLADRTYLLGDTLREVDVRLFTTLVRFDAVYHGHFKCNRQKLTEFPNLWAYARRLYQLPGFGETVDFDQIKRHYYVTHDNINPTGIVPKGPDPRVWTA, encoded by the coding sequence ATGACCCCGGGACAGTTCGTGCAGGAGACGTCCTCCGCCGGCGAGTGGAAGCGCCAGGGCAACAGGTTCACCGGACGGATCACCCGCGATTCCACGGCCACACGGGGCGAAGGGCCGGACGAGCAGGGCCGGTGGCCGGTGGAGCCGGGGCGGTACCGGTTGGTCGTCAGCCTGGCCTGCCCGTGGGCGCACCGCTCGATCATCGTCCGTCGGCTGCTCGGCCTGGAGGACGCGATCAGCCTCGCGGTCGTCGACCCGATCCGCGACGAGCGCGGCTGGCGGTTCACGCTCGACCCGGACGGACGCGACCCGGTGCTCGGCATCGAGTACCTGTCCGAGGCGTACCTGCGCACCGATCCGTCGTACGACGGCCGCGTGACCGTGCCCGCGATCGTCGACACCCGGACCGGCGAGGTCGTCACGAACGACTACCCGCAGATCACCCTCGACCTCTCGACCGAGTGGACCGAGTACCACCGCGCCGACGCACCGCAGCTGATCCCGGCGGACCGCGCGGAGATGGACCAACTGATCGAGGAGATCTACCGCGACGTGAACAACGGCGTCTACCGCTGCGGTTTCGCGACCACGCAGGAGGCGTACGGCGAGGCGTACGACGCCCTGTTCGCGCGCCTCGACGTACTCGAGGAGCGGCTCGCGGACCGCACCTATCTGCTCGGCGACACGCTCCGCGAGGTGGACGTCCGGCTCTTCACGACGCTGGTCCGCTTCGACGCGGTGTACCACGGGCACTTCAAGTGCAACCGGCAGAAGCTGACCGAGTTCCCCAACCTGTGGGCGTACGCACGCCGCCTGTACCAGCTCCCCGGCTTCGGCGAGACGGTCGACTTCGACCAGATCAAGCGGCACTACTACGTCACGCACGACAACATCAACCCGACCGGCATCGTCCCGAAGGGCCCCGACCCTCGAGTGTGGACCGCCTGA
- the nhaA gene encoding Na+/H+ antiporter NhaA, whose product MSQHPRIRQRKRAFPRVLGRERAFLADTLRAETTGGLLLLAAAVVALAWANSPWQDAYHHLRETQLGPLTVEAWASDGALTLFFYLAGVELKRELVVGTLSKLSEAVVPVVAAIAGMVLPAIIYLIANLVTSDGKPHGWAVPTATDIAFALAVLAIVGSSLPSALRAFLLTLAVVDDFGAILVIAVFFSHGFHLLPLLAAVALIALWYVLQRRRIRTPFLYVPIALAAWWFMHESGIHATIAGVALGFVTRVVADPGEEHAPAERIEHRLRPWSAGVAVPLFALFAAGVTLSGGAVRQLLTDPVAIGVAAGLLLGKTIGVFGGSWLTARFTRAELNSDLAWRDVGAVSVLAGIGFTVALLIAQLAFEGDAAQVERAKAAVLIASVAAALIAALLLARRNRAYAD is encoded by the coding sequence ATGAGTCAGCACCCGCGGATCCGGCAGCGTAAGCGCGCCTTCCCCCGCGTTCTCGGCCGCGAGCGAGCCTTCCTCGCCGACACCTTGCGCGCCGAGACGACCGGCGGCCTGCTGCTGCTCGCGGCCGCCGTGGTCGCACTGGCCTGGGCGAACTCGCCGTGGCAGGACGCGTACCACCACCTGCGCGAGACCCAGCTCGGCCCGCTCACCGTCGAGGCGTGGGCCTCCGACGGCGCGCTGACGCTGTTCTTCTACCTGGCCGGCGTCGAGCTGAAGCGGGAACTGGTCGTCGGCACGCTGTCGAAGCTCAGCGAGGCGGTCGTCCCGGTGGTCGCCGCGATCGCCGGAATGGTGCTCCCGGCAATCATCTACCTGATCGCGAACCTCGTCACCTCCGACGGAAAGCCGCACGGCTGGGCCGTGCCGACCGCCACCGACATCGCGTTCGCGCTCGCCGTCCTCGCGATCGTCGGCTCGTCCTTGCCGAGCGCGCTCCGGGCGTTCCTGCTCACCCTCGCGGTGGTCGACGACTTCGGCGCGATCCTCGTGATCGCCGTGTTCTTCTCGCACGGATTCCACCTGCTCCCGCTGCTCGCCGCGGTCGCACTGATCGCGCTGTGGTACGTCCTCCAACGCCGCCGCATCCGTACGCCGTTCCTCTACGTGCCGATCGCCCTGGCGGCCTGGTGGTTCATGCACGAGTCCGGGATCCACGCGACGATCGCCGGGGTCGCCCTCGGATTCGTGACCCGGGTGGTCGCGGATCCGGGTGAGGAGCACGCCCCGGCCGAGCGGATCGAGCACCGGCTGCGACCGTGGTCCGCCGGGGTCGCCGTACCGCTGTTCGCGCTGTTCGCCGCGGGCGTGACGCTGAGCGGGGGCGCCGTACGGCAACTGCTGACCGATCCCGTCGCGATCGGTGTCGCGGCCGGGTTGCTGCTCGGGAAGACGATCGGGGTGTTCGGCGGATCGTGGCTGACGGCCCGCTTCACCCGCGCCGAGCTGAACTCGGACCTGGCCTGGCGGGACGTCGGCGCGGTGTCGGTGCTGGCCGGGATCGGCTTCACGGTCGCGCTGCTGATCGCACAGCTCGCGTTCGAGGGCGACGCCGCCCAGGTCGAGCGCGCGAAGGCCGCCGTACTGATCGCCTCGGTCGCGGCCGCGCTGATCGCCGCGCTGCTCCTGGCTCGCCGCAACCGCGCGTACGCCGATTGA
- a CDS encoding haloacid dehalogenase type II, giving the protein MIDVLVLDVNETLTDMEPLRDGFEEVGLPRHGLDVWFAEILRDGFALTAVGEYVAFRDLAAGLLEERLVAAGIEPSDEKVTTVLSGFTRLPLHADVEPGLRRIHEAGIRIVTLTNGAAAMSENVFRNGGILPLLEHRLDVSVPRRWKPHPDAYRHAAEVCGVPVERMALAAVHPWDIDGAHRAGLQTAYVDRRRTPYPRTFSAPEILVPDFVELAEILQENAK; this is encoded by the coding sequence ATGATCGACGTACTGGTGCTCGACGTCAACGAGACCCTGACCGACATGGAGCCGCTGCGGGACGGGTTCGAGGAGGTGGGTCTGCCGCGCCACGGTCTCGATGTGTGGTTCGCGGAGATCCTGCGGGACGGGTTCGCCCTGACCGCAGTCGGCGAGTACGTCGCGTTCCGCGACCTGGCCGCCGGCCTCCTGGAGGAGCGGCTCGTCGCCGCCGGGATCGAGCCGAGCGACGAGAAGGTGACGACGGTGCTGTCCGGATTCACGCGCTTGCCGTTGCATGCCGACGTCGAGCCGGGACTGCGCCGGATCCACGAGGCCGGTATCCGCATCGTGACGCTCACGAACGGCGCTGCAGCGATGTCCGAAAACGTGTTCCGAAACGGCGGAATCCTGCCCCTGCTCGAGCACCGGCTGGACGTCTCGGTGCCGCGCCGGTGGAAGCCGCACCCGGACGCCTACCGGCACGCCGCCGAGGTCTGCGGGGTCCCGGTGGAACGGATGGCGCTGGCCGCGGTCCACCCGTGGGACATCGACGGCGCGCACCGCGCCGGGCTGCAGACCGCTTACGTCGACCGACGCCGCACGCCGTACCCAAGAACGTTTTCCGCCCCGGAAATCCTCGTTCCGGACTTCGTGGAACTCGCGGAAATCCTTCAGGAAAACGCGAAATAG
- a CDS encoding NAD(P)H-binding protein: MSKILVIGARGRAGKAAVAEARERGHEVVGVARTAGDGLVPGDVTDAARIAELAVGQDAVIAAVYDGGSDPGEFFPRAARALVEGLEAGVPRLVWVGLASILPTAYGTLLMDTEGYPNEYRSFFLAHQAALDIFAASSLDWVSVAPTGDFDHADPSRKGHYRVAPGNPQDLISYADFAVALVDEVDHPAHHGEAIGVVV, translated from the coding sequence GTGGCGGAGGCGCGCGAGCGCGGGCACGAGGTCGTCGGTGTCGCGCGCACAGCCGGCGACGGACTGGTGCCCGGGGACGTGACCGATGCCGCACGGATCGCCGAACTGGCGGTCGGGCAGGACGCGGTGATCGCGGCGGTGTACGACGGCGGGAGCGATCCGGGTGAGTTCTTCCCGCGGGCTGCGCGGGCGCTGGTCGAGGGGCTCGAGGCGGGGGTCCCGCGACTGGTGTGGGTCGGCCTGGCGTCGATCCTGCCGACCGCCTACGGGACGTTGCTGATGGACACCGAGGGGTATCCGAACGAGTACCGGTCGTTCTTCCTCGCCCACCAGGCCGCGCTCGACATCTTCGCCGCGTCGTCGCTGGACTGGGTGTCGGTGGCGCCGACCGGCGACTTCGACCACGCCGATCCGTCCCGCAAGGGCCACTATCGCGTGGCACCCGGAAACCCGCAGGACCTCATCTCGTACGCCGACTTCGCGGTCGCGCTCGTCGACGAGGTGGACCACCCGGCGCACCACGGCGAGGCGATCGGAGTAGTGGTCTAG
- a CDS encoding TetR/AcrR family transcriptional regulator, with amino-acid sequence MPDVKHFDEAEALAAVEQLFWRRGSASTGIQDVVAATGLSRSSLYNAFGGKDDLYAAAARRYLEHRSRPMFDQLAADGRGLVAVRVFFDRLLRLRCSGEYAGWGCMMANANAEDPPDAVRAVLSEHHAVLRDSLAAALKVAESNGELRAGVEVEGAAEMLTLLAYAVNLRSRSGATRAQLRSAVSAALAALAA; translated from the coding sequence ATGCCCGATGTCAAACATTTCGACGAGGCGGAGGCGCTGGCCGCGGTCGAGCAGCTGTTCTGGCGGCGCGGGAGTGCGTCGACCGGGATCCAGGACGTGGTCGCGGCGACCGGGCTCAGCCGGTCGAGCCTGTACAACGCGTTCGGCGGCAAGGACGACCTGTATGCGGCGGCCGCCCGCCGGTACCTCGAGCACCGGTCCCGGCCGATGTTCGACCAGTTGGCCGCGGACGGGCGTGGCCTCGTCGCGGTGCGGGTGTTCTTCGATCGGCTGCTGCGGTTGCGGTGCTCGGGTGAGTACGCCGGCTGGGGGTGCATGATGGCGAACGCGAACGCCGAGGACCCGCCGGACGCCGTACGGGCGGTGCTGTCCGAGCATCACGCAGTACTGCGAGACTCGCTGGCCGCCGCACTGAAGGTTGCTGAGAGCAACGGGGAGTTGCGGGCCGGGGTCGAGGTCGAGGGGGCGGCCGAGATGCTGACGCTGCTGGCTTACGCGGTGAACCTGCGCTCGCGCTCGGGCGCGACCCGGGCGCAGCTGCGGTCGGCCGTCAGCGCCGCGCTGGCTGCACTCGCCGCGTGA
- a CDS encoding alpha/beta fold hydrolase, with the protein MVAANGARFHVAECGAADDPLVLFLHGFPEFWWAWRHQLPVVAAAGYRAVAMDLRGYGASDKTPRGYDPYTAAADVSGVIRSLGATNAVVVGHGWGGFIGWSAAVLAPRQLRGLAAVSAPHPLLLARSGQTQAVARTAWFQLPILPERRLLAQDGIHIERLLRDWAAPGGTFPDAEASRRYRAALQVWPAPHCALEYHRWFARSRLRPDGRKYSARMRTPVAVPVLQLHGAQDPAVSPTATTPPHLVSAPLRHELITSAGHFPHEEAPELFNTLLVDWLKVI; encoded by the coding sequence CTGGTCGCGGCCAACGGGGCCCGGTTCCACGTCGCGGAGTGCGGCGCCGCGGACGATCCGCTCGTCCTGTTCCTGCACGGCTTTCCTGAGTTCTGGTGGGCGTGGCGGCACCAACTGCCGGTCGTCGCGGCCGCCGGGTACCGCGCGGTCGCGATGGACCTGCGCGGGTACGGCGCCAGCGACAAGACTCCTCGTGGCTACGACCCGTACACCGCGGCCGCCGACGTGTCCGGCGTGATCCGGTCCCTCGGTGCGACGAACGCGGTCGTGGTCGGGCACGGGTGGGGCGGGTTCATCGGCTGGTCGGCCGCCGTACTGGCACCGCGGCAGCTCCGTGGACTGGCCGCGGTGTCGGCGCCGCATCCGCTGCTGCTCGCCCGGTCCGGGCAGACCCAGGCGGTGGCGCGGACCGCGTGGTTCCAGTTGCCGATCCTGCCCGAACGCCGGCTGCTGGCACAGGACGGGATCCACATCGAACGGCTGCTCCGCGACTGGGCCGCGCCCGGCGGCACGTTCCCGGACGCGGAGGCGTCGCGCCGCTACCGGGCCGCTCTCCAGGTCTGGCCGGCGCCGCACTGTGCGCTCGAGTACCACCGCTGGTTCGCGCGATCGCGGTTGCGGCCGGACGGGCGGAAATACTCGGCACGGATGCGTACGCCGGTCGCCGTACCCGTCCTGCAACTCCACGGAGCCCAGGACCCAGCCGTCTCCCCCACCGCGACCACGCCACCTCACCTGGTCTCAGCGCCACTCCGGCACGAGCTGATCACCTCGGCCGGCCACTTCCCGCACGAGGAAGCCCCGGAGCTTTTCAACACCCTGCTCGTGGACTGGCTGAAGGTGATCTGA
- a CDS encoding SLC13 family permease, giving the protein MTVIAVAVFVVAYVLIATEWTHKLLATLGGAGVLLALGVTDAEHAFYSPDTGIDWDVVFLLFGMMVIVGVLRRTGVFEYIAIWAAKRAKGSPLRVMILLTLITAAASAFLDNVTTVLLIAPVTLLVCDRLGIDPVPFLIAEVMASNIGGAATLIGDPPNIIIASRSGLTFNDFLVHMTPLVVIELVVFTLVLPRLFKGSFTVDPDRVEGVLRLNEREAIEDRGLLIKCGVVLLLVFTGFVGHAAFHIEPSVVALLGAGLLVLISKVPTRDYMSSVEWQTLLFFAGLFVMVGALVKTGVIGDLAGWVGSVTGGHTLLAAMLILFVSALLSGVIDNIPYVATMSPVVLDLTRGIAHPQQAEALWWALAIGADFGGNATAIGASANVVVIGIALRAGHPISFWAFTRKGVVMTAITILVAAPYLWLRYFAFS; this is encoded by the coding sequence ATGACGGTCATCGCGGTTGCGGTGTTCGTCGTCGCGTACGTGCTGATCGCGACCGAGTGGACGCACAAGCTGCTCGCCACCCTCGGCGGTGCCGGCGTGCTGCTCGCTCTCGGCGTCACCGACGCCGAGCACGCCTTCTACTCACCCGACACCGGCATCGACTGGGACGTCGTGTTCCTGCTGTTCGGGATGATGGTGATCGTCGGCGTACTCCGGCGTACCGGCGTCTTCGAGTACATCGCGATCTGGGCGGCCAAGCGGGCCAAGGGATCGCCGCTACGGGTGATGATCCTCCTGACGCTGATCACCGCCGCCGCCTCCGCGTTCCTCGACAACGTGACCACCGTGCTGCTGATCGCGCCGGTCACACTGCTGGTCTGCGACCGGCTCGGCATCGACCCGGTGCCGTTCCTGATCGCCGAGGTGATGGCGTCCAACATCGGCGGCGCCGCGACGCTGATCGGCGACCCGCCGAACATCATCATCGCCAGCCGGTCCGGCCTCACCTTCAACGACTTCCTGGTCCACATGACCCCGCTGGTCGTGATCGAGCTCGTGGTGTTCACGCTGGTGCTACCCCGCCTGTTCAAGGGGTCCTTCACGGTCGATCCGGACCGGGTCGAGGGCGTCCTGCGGCTGAACGAGCGGGAGGCGATCGAGGACCGCGGGCTGCTGATCAAGTGCGGCGTCGTCCTGCTGCTGGTGTTCACGGGGTTCGTGGGCCATGCGGCGTTCCACATCGAACCGTCGGTGGTCGCGCTGCTCGGCGCCGGGCTGCTCGTGCTGATCTCGAAGGTCCCCACCCGGGACTACATGTCCAGCGTGGAGTGGCAGACGCTGCTGTTCTTCGCCGGCCTGTTCGTGATGGTCGGCGCGCTGGTGAAGACGGGTGTGATCGGGGACCTGGCCGGGTGGGTCGGCTCGGTGACCGGCGGCCACACGCTGCTGGCCGCGATGCTGATCCTGTTCGTCTCGGCACTGTTGTCCGGTGTCATCGACAACATTCCCTACGTCGCGACGATGAGCCCGGTGGTCCTCGATCTCACCCGCGGGATCGCCCACCCTCAGCAGGCCGAAGCGCTCTGGTGGGCACTGGCGATCGGCGCCGACTTCGGCGGCAACGCGACCGCGATCGGCGCCAGCGCCAACGTGGTCGTGATCGGCATCGCGCTCCGGGCCGGGCACCCGATCAGCTTCTGGGCCTTCACCCGCAAGGGCGTGGTGATGACCGCGATCACGATCCTGGTCGCGGCGCCGTACCTCTGGCTGCGCTATTTCGCGTTTTCCTGA
- a CDS encoding sugar isomerase domain-containing protein has protein sequence MAGAEEYLGKALAIAQQAADTQLGAIRVAAGLVADALAGGKTFWVFGTGHSHTLAEELYGRAGGLADVRAILEPGLMLHEGLQKSSLLERLPGLADVLLEINPLAAGDVVLIASNSGRNAVPVEFALGARERGVQVIALTSLAHSNATTSRAPGGQRLFETADVVIDNCGIPGDALIEVPGTPERTGATSTLVGALLLQALTAEIVTRLSERGLTPNVLRSLNV, from the coding sequence ATGGCTGGGGCCGAGGAGTACTTGGGCAAGGCGTTGGCGATCGCGCAGCAGGCGGCCGACACGCAACTGGGCGCGATCCGGGTGGCGGCCGGGCTGGTCGCGGACGCGCTCGCCGGCGGGAAGACGTTCTGGGTGTTCGGGACGGGGCACAGTCACACGCTCGCCGAGGAGCTGTACGGACGCGCCGGCGGTCTGGCCGACGTCCGGGCGATCCTCGAACCGGGGCTCATGCTGCACGAGGGCCTGCAGAAGAGCTCGCTCCTCGAACGCCTCCCCGGCCTGGCCGACGTCCTGCTGGAGATCAACCCGCTGGCAGCCGGCGACGTCGTCCTCATCGCGTCGAACTCCGGACGCAACGCCGTACCCGTCGAGTTCGCCCTCGGCGCGCGGGAGCGTGGTGTGCAGGTGATCGCGCTGACGTCCCTGGCCCACTCCAACGCCACCACGTCCCGCGCCCCCGGCGGCCAACGCCTCTTCGAAACCGCCGACGTCGTCATCGACAACTGCGGCATCCCCGGCGACGCCCTCATCGAGGTCCCCGGTACGCCGGAACGCACCGGCGCCACGTCCACCCTCGTAGGAGCCCTACTCCTCCAGGCCCTCACCGCAGAAATCGTGACGCGCCTGTCCGAACGCGGCCTCACACCGAACGTCCTACGCAGCCTGAACGTGTAA
- a CDS encoding CBS domain-containing protein, which produces MHGEQMAEDFPVVSLDDNALEAARLLATRRLPGLIVTKPDGSPYAVLPASQVVRFLVPSYVQDDPSLARVIDEPLADRVADKLGGLTVRKLLPDEPREIPVVNHDDTLLEIAAIMARLRCPLVAVLRDNRIIGAITASRLLELAVTNH; this is translated from the coding sequence GTGCACGGAGAGCAGATGGCCGAGGACTTCCCGGTCGTGAGCCTGGACGACAACGCGCTGGAGGCGGCCCGGCTGCTGGCCACGCGTCGCCTGCCGGGGCTCATCGTGACCAAACCCGACGGGTCGCCGTACGCCGTGCTGCCTGCGTCGCAGGTGGTGCGGTTCCTGGTCCCGAGCTACGTACAGGACGACCCGTCGCTGGCCCGGGTGATCGACGAGCCGCTGGCCGACCGGGTGGCCGACAAGCTCGGCGGCCTGACCGTCCGCAAACTGCTGCCGGACGAGCCGCGGGAGATCCCGGTGGTCAACCACGACGACACGCTGCTGGAGATCGCCGCGATCATGGCGCGGCTGCGCTGCCCGCTGGTCGCCGTACTCCGCGACAACCGCATCATCGGTGCGATCACCGCCTCCCGACTGCTGGAGCTGGCCGTCACCAACCACTGA
- a CDS encoding phage holin family protein produces MSMGQNGDEPTVGQLVANASKDLSSLVRSEIELAKTELKKTAVAAGTGAGMFAAAGFLALLAVILLCIAAAYGLTAAGLHPAIAFLIVAGAFLLIGAVLVFVGMRMLKSAKGPQRTIETSKESVEVLKAIGKGDDETYALPEPGVRR; encoded by the coding sequence ATGTCGATGGGGCAGAACGGGGACGAGCCCACGGTCGGCCAGCTGGTCGCGAACGCCAGCAAGGACCTGTCCAGCCTGGTCCGCAGCGAGATCGAGCTCGCGAAGACCGAGCTGAAGAAGACCGCGGTCGCGGCCGGTACCGGAGCCGGCATGTTCGCGGCCGCCGGGTTCCTGGCGCTGCTCGCGGTCATCTTGCTCTGCATCGCCGCGGCGTACGGACTGACCGCGGCAGGGCTGCACCCGGCCATCGCGTTCCTGATCGTCGCCGGCGCCTTCCTGCTGATCGGCGCGGTCCTGGTGTTCGTCGGGATGCGGATGCTGAAGAGCGCGAAGGGTCCGCAGCGGACGATCGAGACCTCGAAGGAGTCGGTCGAGGTGCTCAAGGCGATCGGCAAGGGTGACGACGAGACGTACGCCCTGCCTGAGCCGGGCGTACGGCGCTGA
- a CDS encoding GntR family transcriptional regulator has protein sequence MARPRNNPGDLAELPTELRPDRPKGDQIREILENLTRSLAVGTVLPSERVLAERFGVARMTVRQEVDRVVAEGLANRRPGGGTFVAEPRPSRMLASSFSQDMINRGIKPGAKVLEHRVGAADEDLARELEEPVGTPVLHLVRLRTADGDPMAIERTALSLNRYPGLDEIDFAEKSLYTELSTRYGVTLGMVSASIVAAPPEPRDAELLEIDNTTPCLIITSAPRTATDQVIEFGISTYRSDRYDITVAYRAT, from the coding sequence ATGGCCCGCCCACGGAACAACCCCGGCGACCTCGCCGAGCTCCCTACCGAGCTGCGCCCGGATCGTCCGAAGGGTGACCAGATCCGCGAGATTCTGGAGAACCTCACCCGCTCGCTGGCTGTCGGCACCGTGCTGCCGTCCGAACGCGTCCTCGCCGAGCGCTTCGGCGTGGCCCGGATGACCGTTCGCCAGGAGGTGGACCGTGTCGTCGCCGAAGGCCTGGCCAACCGACGTCCCGGAGGCGGCACGTTCGTCGCCGAGCCGCGCCCGTCGCGGATGCTCGCGTCGTCGTTCAGCCAGGACATGATCAACCGCGGCATCAAGCCCGGCGCGAAGGTTCTCGAACACCGCGTCGGTGCCGCCGACGAGGACCTCGCCCGCGAACTCGAGGAGCCGGTCGGCACCCCCGTCCTGCACCTCGTCCGCCTCCGCACCGCCGACGGCGACCCGATGGCGATCGAGCGCACCGCCCTCTCCCTGAACCGCTACCCCGGCCTCGACGAGATCGACTTCGCCGAGAAGTCCCTCTACACCGAGCTCTCCACCCGGTACGGCGTGACGCTCGGCATGGTGTCCGCGTCCATCGTCGCCGCCCCACCCGAGCCCCGCGACGCCGAGCTCCTCGAGATCGACAACACCACCCCCTGCCTGATCATCACCTCGGCCCCCCGCACCGCGACCGACCAGGTCATCGAGTTCGGCATCTCCACGTACCGCTCGGACCGCTACGACATCACCGTCGCCTACCGCGCCACCTGA